TCACATTCCCGATAGTTTCGGCGCCCGTAGCGCCTGCGGCATTCAGGAAGTGATCCGGCTTGCGGATGCCCAAGTCTTGAAAGAAAATCTCGTTAAGTTCGTAATCGTAATTCTGACCAGTATGAACAAGCACATGATCACAGTACTGATCCAGAGCCGCCATTACGCGCGACAAGCGAATGATCTCCGGGCGGGTTCCCACTACAGTTACGACTTTTAGTTTTTTCATTTTTAAGCGTCACATTTCAAAAAAGTGATAGACAAATAATCAGTAGTTTTCGCCTCCTAGATCATGAAACCGAAGCGAAAACTCCATCATTACCCTGCTGCTGTCGGACGTGTCGCAGTGGGGAATGCCCACGCATCACTGCTAAAGCAAGCGAGAAATTTCGTGAGACATAATGACACATTGAATCGATTTTTTACTCTCAGTTTAGCTACTGCAAGCTTCTCCTGACCCTCCACCCGGCTTCCGGATCGATGGCACGGGGCCGGTTCTGGGAAGACGCAAGCACTTCGAATCAAAAAGCCAATCGGCAGCTGCTCGAAAAACAAGCCTCGAAGCTGCCCAAAGCTTCGACCAGTATCGAAAACACTAGAAGACTGAACGAACGCCAGATGCCAAGGAGTCAGCTGGGACGCACAGCCATAAGCGCAGGATGATGAACCGCGGGATGCGGCGTTAACCATAAGGGGTGATTTACGGGGGGAAGATCGCGCCAAAATAGCCGGCCTTTAAAACAAAGAACGATGCAAGCCTGGCCTGAACCCAAGCTCATTTCCGTTTTACCAAAAAATTGGATCTCTGCTCCGCCTACGGAGCAGAGAGAACCTATTTTGTTATAAAGGCGCTGCCACTGGACGTGCGTACGTGTCCGGGAGTTCGCGATCGAAAATCTCGTTCGCCCAAAGCATGACGATCATTTCATCATCTCCTGCATTGGTGATATCGTGTGTCCAACCTGGAACGGTTTCTACAATTTCCGGCTTCTCACCTGTTGTAAACAACTCGTAGAATTCCCCGGAAACTATATGTCGAAACCGAAAACACGCCTTACCTCTAATCACTAGAAACTTTTCAGTTTTTGAGTGATGGTAATGACCACCACGCGTGACTCCAGGATGAGCAGTAAAATAAGAAAACTGACCGCTGTCGGCTGTTTTTAACATTTCAACGAATACACCTCGAGGATCCCCGTACTTGGGAACCTCGTAAGTGAAACGATCCGGCGTCAGATAACTGACATACGTAGAATAAAGCGCTCGCACCAGCCCCGTACCGACCGGCTCGGTTATCAACGTATTGCGGCTATCACGGAATGCCTCTAGCTGACTCGCCAACGCTCCAACACTAATTGTGTATTGAGGTTCAACAATGGCGAAACGCTCAGCCGACAACCTTCCATCCATCGCGTCAATAAAGCATCTGACGACGTCATCTATATAGACGAGATTGATGTTCGCCTGAGGGTCGTTGATCTGAACGGGAAGACCGCGGACCGTATTATGGCAAAACGTAGCCACAGCAGAGTTATAGTTCGGACGCGCCCACTTACCAAAAACATTCGGCAGTCTGAATATATATACTGCAGCACCGTGATTATCAGCCAGTTCGATCAACGCTTCTTCGGCAGATCGTTTACTGATGCCGTAAAGGTTGTCTAACTCCGCTTGACTGGAAGATGTGTACAGTACAGGTACAGACCGACCACATGCTGCTACGGCATCGCACAGTGCACGGGTCAGATCTGCGTTGCCAGTCTTGAACTCCTGGGGATCCTGCGGGCGATTTACTCCCGCCAAGTGAAATACAAAATCCACTTCGGTCATCAAGGCGGGCAGTTGGGCAACGTTATCGTCACGAGTAAAGCGCAAGACTTCAACGTCACTGCGCTCACTAAGGTGCGCGATAAGATTCTTGCCGACAAAACCATTGGAACCGGTGATCAGAACTTTCACTCTGTCACTCCTCAGGCGTCGCATGTTCGCCACGCTGAATAGCACGCATGAAATTAAGCTTAAGTAACAGCTGCTTCATACCTTCGACATCCAACCTTACTGTGTTATGCGAATTGTAATCTTCAGTGC
This region of Pseudomonas mandelii genomic DNA includes:
- the wbjC gene encoding UDP-2-acetamido-2,6-beta-L-arabino-hexul-4-ose reductase, which codes for MKVLITGSNGFVGKNLIAHLSERSDVEVLRFTRDDNVAQLPALMTEVDFVFHLAGVNRPQDPQEFKTGNADLTRALCDAVAACGRSVPVLYTSSSQAELDNLYGISKRSAEEALIELADNHGAAVYIFRLPNVFGKWARPNYNSAVATFCHNTVRGLPVQINDPQANINLVYIDDVVRCFIDAMDGRLSAERFAIVEPQYTISVGALASQLEAFRDSRNTLITEPVGTGLVRALYSTYVSYLTPDRFTYEVPKYGDPRGVFVEMLKTADSGQFSYFTAHPGVTRGGHYHHSKTEKFLVIRGKACFRFRHIVSGEFYELFTTGEKPEIVETVPGWTHDITNAGDDEMIVMLWANEIFDRELPDTYARPVAAPL